A window of Shewanella mesophila contains these coding sequences:
- a CDS encoding LysE family translocator, with protein MELIFAIALFAFSSGITPGPNNIMLMSSGVNFGVKASLPHLAGICIGFPCMVLAIGMGLSALFQSYPILHLVIKYVGITYLLYLAWLIANSSSKMEGKQTSKPLSFVQAAAFQWVNPKGWIMAVGAVATFTSIDLPLTPQVVTIASVFLSVAFPCAIVWLGFGVALKRLLKNQHQQKWFNITMALLLVLSIVPMITPN; from the coding sequence ATGGAACTGATTTTTGCCATTGCGCTGTTTGCGTTTTCATCTGGAATCACTCCTGGCCCAAATAACATTATGTTAATGAGCTCAGGGGTCAATTTTGGGGTGAAAGCAAGTTTGCCTCACTTAGCAGGGATCTGTATTGGATTCCCATGCATGGTGCTGGCAATTGGCATGGGGCTAAGCGCTCTCTTTCAAAGTTATCCAATACTCCATTTGGTCATTAAATATGTGGGGATCACCTATCTACTCTATCTTGCTTGGCTTATCGCCAACAGTAGTAGCAAAATGGAGGGCAAACAGACCAGTAAACCACTGAGTTTTGTTCAAGCTGCGGCTTTTCAATGGGTTAACCCAAAAGGTTGGATAATGGCTGTTGGCGCCGTCGCAACCTTCACCTCAATCGATCTGCCACTAACGCCCCAAGTAGTCACCATAGCGAGCGTCTTTCTGAGCGTTGCGTTTCCCTGTGCCATTGTCTGGTTAGGTTTTGGTGTTGCTTTAAAACGCCTACTAAAAAACCAACATCAACAAAAATGGTTTAACATCACTATGGCACTATTGCTTGTGCTGTCTATCGTCCCTATGATCACGCCTAATTAA